In Asterias rubens chromosome 10, eAstRub1.3, whole genome shotgun sequence, the following proteins share a genomic window:
- the LOC117296075 gene encoding histamine H2 receptor-like — protein MMNESTLIPLLDFEGITPTTPPPLGYLIFQALFLSVVMVVTVLGNVAVCYVVYRTRSITTVTGMCITSLALADLFRGILVLPFVIMASVLGNEWDLGDVLCSLSGLLYTLFGTASVMTLAAVSIDRYVAILKPLKYTSIITTLRAACFICSIWLLAILMSLLPIIGWSSYKFTPWNGICIANWTDYKPYAYFYLCLSFILPFSVLVFCYYNIFKVARHQSRRVMSLEVTSVDGPHSTGHRMNLGQRPHNGRPRLVMRKEKKAAVTLFAVMGVFIICVTPYNVVHLVYAFKGTQNLRVALGVTSMLSFVNSSANPLIYGILNRKFRHVFLEVLKCRYCPRCFCCRDDDAGFRHDDIPSDIPTASMGHRLKPVPRDSGYITSYTHTTSSRAGVPDIFAVSVTSTSNTLASLGGNMKSVGKIAQGQLPMIEDISDEDLASPGIIKNGKLLHPKGGLRARFVDVCESAPGVSTDNSSGPFDTAAGSSSKESTQKSPVDDRDFRILLSPSTL, from the exons ATGATGAATGAATCTACGTTAATCCCACTATTGGACTTCGAGGGAATCACACCGACCACACCCCCACCTCTTGGATATCTCATCTTTCAGGCGCTCTTCCTTTCGGTCGTCATGGTGGTTACCGTCCTTGGGAACGTCGCG GTGTGTTACGTGGTTTATCGCACCCGTAGTATCACCACAGTGACCGGTATGTGTATCACCTCATTGGCCCTAGCTGATCTATTTCGTGGTATCTTGGTTCTACCCTTCGTTATAATGGCGTCTGTGCTTGGTAATGAGTGGGATCTTGGTGATGTGTTGTGCTCTCTGAGTGGACTACTCTATACCCTTTTTGGCACGGCGAGTGTCATGACATTGGCAGCCGTTTCGATCGATAG ATATGTCGCCATTTTGAAGCCTCTAAAGTACACGTCCATCATCACCACTCTACGAGCAGCGTGTTTTATTTGTTCCATATGGCTACTAGCCATTCTCATGTCACTATTACCAATTATTGGCTGGTCCAGTTACAAGTTCACTCCATGGAATGGAATATGTATCGCTAACTGGACTGACTACAAGCCGTATGCTTACTTCTACCTATGCCTGTCGTTTATTCTGCCATTTTCCGTCCTGGTTTTCTGCTATTATAACATATTCAAGGTTGCAAGGCACCAGTCTCGACGCGTCATGTCGCTGGAAGTGACGTCAGTGGACGGACCGCACTCGACGGGGCATAGGATGAACCTCGGGCAGCGGCCTCACAATGGACGACCTCGCCTCGTTATGAGGAAAGAAAAGAAAGCAGCAGTCACTCTCTTTGCTGTGATGGGAGTCTTTATTATATGTGTCACTCCATACAATGTCGTCCATCTCGTCTATGCCTTCAAGGGAACGCAGAACTTACGAGTTGCTCTCGGCGTTACCTCAATGCTTTCATTTGTGAACTCATCAGCCAACCCGCTAATCTACGGTATTTTGAATCGTAAGTTCCGTCACGTGTTCCTAGAGGTTCTGAAATGTCGTTACTGCCCGCGATGCTTTTGCTGCCGCGATGACGACGCAGGTTTCCGGCACGACGACATCCCGTCCGATATCCCAACGGCCAGCATGGGGCACAGACTAAAGCCCGTACCACGTGACAGTGGTTACATAACATCCTACACGCACACCACAAGCTCCCGTGCCGGAGTTCCGGACATCTTTGCAGTTTCTGTGACATCAACGAGTAACACCTTAGCGTCCTTGGGGGGTAACATGAAATCAGTCGGCAAGATTGCCCAGGGGCAACTTCCAATGATTGAGGACATATCAGATGAGGATCTTGCCAGCCCGGGGATAATCAAGAACGGAAAGCTACTTCACCCAAAGGGAGGGTTAAGAGCAAGGTTTGTTGATGTGTGTGAATCAGCTCCCGGTGTTTCTACGGATAACTCGTCGGGTCCGTTCGATACCGCTGCAGGTTCAAGTAGCAAGGAATCCACACAGAAATCGCCGGTAGACGATAGGGACTTTAGAATACTGTTGTCTCCGAGTACACTTTAG